A window from Malassezia restricta chromosome I, complete sequence encodes these proteins:
- a CDS encoding C2 domain protein, with protein MTTHHIGEGWSERNKVPTVQEFIEKERLRNSEYFDTPEASEKSSSAANADTGESLNPPVGDGRPSSDLSYLKSTSNKKINSNERSPMIQRPTEENPSHGASGSGDSQGQMHESGPQDPYRQEESSYEDCSSASNAHAQDEQESIKSGSKDKRRFHRSLSLLSRKSSQKSRSQESPARDIEHEHPKESEKSRKHQKVVDSGGGEAEKNRIKEAAKASREPKKNDFVAKGQRVVEDPVTKDDVIIQDGRDPKINPMELDSRYKGGFSSKRPLNSDVYHSKYINPDPARPTSLLLQRFPEPLDPGKIRELDDLFNMMYIGYGAVVVMVWGVATVGHGWGIFAVRSFWLALAALAGFSGMGLIRNKIVNQMERIRVAMHRQRGEECTPPYPESVEWMNAIIACVWRQLNPEMFIAMLDQVEDIMQASLPSMISSVKISDLGLGENPFRVIAMRGLADLMTDSVHPTHTWIEKADGKKEQVNLDEQDLENLEHSDPEMREQALEDLAGDFLNMEVSFCYAAMPGQSSKDRSKNIHLLIEFFIGAFDWLEIPLPVWVQIERIIGTARIRAQIMSEPPFIRNVTFSLMGVPNVSISAIPILRVLPNVLDLPIISNFVQMSIAAATDMYVAPKSMTLNVHRILAGDGVKKDTDAIGVIVVNIHYGQNLSSQDMNGRSDPYCVLSLAKFGRPMYSTRIIFEDLNPVWEETAFLLISKDDIRSDEGLSLQLWDSDKRSADDIVGRVNIPLRDLVRRPNEMQSHMSDLMGFEDADQMQGQLCWSVGFYEKAHLNKDLRVQPNRDAADDKVDSVVKREPSPIDSEQEALTLDTPPDPEYPSGILSVIVKFVAGLERRDVEKGVNDKDREGAAGQDVDASSSKLPCGYCELILNDNLFYKTRVKQYTNMPYFQAGTEVFVRNWTTSELRMIVRDSRVREHDPIMGIVALPLKNLFESSSQVEQMFALQDGVGYGKLSCSIVFRAIKLQIPRELRGFTTVSVDLLSSIDIQGNTPEWTKKLDNVKITLVANKYEHKLGTRYKHLTGEDEPLASVPVFDRYSTNLVFCFGRTPVTSTLPIPDFFRAVGLAILPLRELEDGQMTDVELPILAGPALHALERNFINKQTKATHKFEEVGVLSVRVRVNPGLDDVHKHILAGARDRHEFEVYERLVGLPNRAEVNSHANDDGVITRSERREMNRLFTRELHMRHRGIMGYTPVRTAVWAKDGLKSHVSSLGRSMFGSKDQRDQYIMSEVGD; from the coding sequence ATGACAACCCATCATATTGGTGAAGGATGGTCGGAAAGGAACAAAGTTCCGACTGTACAAGAATTCATCGAAAAAGAACGTTTAAGGAATAGTGAATATTTTGACACACCCGAAGCTTCAGAGAAGAGCTCGTCCGCTGCAAATGCTGACACCGGTGAAAGTCTAAATCCGCCAGTGGGTGACGGGCGACCTAGCTCGGATCTCTCATACTTGAAGAGTACTTCTAACAAAAAAATCAATTCTAATGAGAGGTCACCTATGATCCAACGTCCCACTGAGGAGAATCCGAGCCACGGCGCATCTGGGTCCGGAGACTCCCAGGGTCAAATGCATGAAAGCGGGCCACAGGACCCGTACAGGCAGGAGGAGTCATCATATGAAGATTGCTCCAGCGCTTCgaatgcgcatgcgcaagATGAACAAGAATCAATTAAGAGCGGAAGTAAAGATAAGAGACGCTTTCATCGGTCCTTGAGCCTTTTGAGCAGAAAAAGTTCACAGAAATCCAGAAGCCAGGAATCGCCTGCTCGTGATAttgagcacgagcatccTAAAGAAAGCGAAAAAAGTCGAAAGCACCAAAAAGTTGTTGATTCGGGTGGTGGCGAAGCTGAAAAGAATCGTATTAAAGAAGCAGCCAAAGCAAGTCGCGAGCCCAAAAAAAATGATTTTGTTGCCAAAGGTCAGCGTGTCGTGGAAGATCCGGTCACCAAAGACGATGTCATTATTCAAGATGGCCGTGATCCAAAGATCAATCCAATGGAGCTAGACTCACGCTACAAAGGTGGATTTAGCTCGAAGCGTCCGCTCAACAGTGATGTGTATCATTCCAAGTATATCAATCCGGACCCTGCACGTCCTACATCCCTCTTACTGCAACGTTTTCCTGAGCCTTTGGATCCAGGAAAGATTCGTGAGCTGGATGACTTATTTAATATGATGTATATCGGTTATGGCGCAGTGGTCGTTATGGTCTGGGGCGTCGCCACCGTGGGTCATGGTTGGGGCATCTTCGCTGTCCGCTCCTTTTGGCTTGCCTTGGCAGCACTGGCAGGATTCTCTGGAATGGGTCTGATCCGCAACAAAATTGTCAATCAAATGGAGCGCATCCGTGTGGCTATGCATCGCCAGCGTGGTGAAGAATGCACACCACCGTATCCGGAAAGTGTGGAATGGATGAATGCGATCATTGCTTGCGTATGGCGACAGCTGAACCCTGAAATGTTTATTGCCATGTTAGATCAGGTCGAAGACATCATGCAAGCATCGTTGCCTTCGATGATCAGTTCGGTCAAGATATCTGATCTGGGTCTAGGCGAGAACCCATTCCGTGTGATTGCCATGCGGGGCTTAGCTGATTTGATGACTGATAGTGTACATCCCACACATACTTGGATCGAGAAGGCTGATGGTAAGAAGGAGCAAGTCAATCTTGATGAACAGGATCTCGAGAACCTGGAGCATTCTGATCCAGAGATGCGCGAACAAGCCCTCGAAGACCTTGCTGGAGACTTTTTGAACATGGAAGTGAGCTTTTGCTACGCAGCTATGCCGGGACAATCATCTAAGGATCGATCGAAGAACATTCATCTGTTAATTGAGTTCTTTATCGGTGCATTTGACTGGCTAGAGATCCCTCTTCCTGTATGGGTACAGATCGAAAGAATTATCGGAACAGCTCGTATCCGCGCACAGATTATGAGTGAGCCACCTTTTATTCGGAACGTAACGTTCTCGCTCATGGGCGTACCCAATGTATCTATTAGTGCGATTCCCATTCTGCGCGTCTTGCCCAATGTCCTAGATTTGCCCATTATCTCCAACTTTGTCCAAATGTCCATTGCAGCTGCCACGGACATGTATGTTGCGCCTAAGAGTATGACCCTGAATGTGCACCGCATATTGGCAGGTGATGGTGTGAAGAAAGACACGGATGCTATCGGCGTCATTGTGGTCAATATTCATTATGGCCAGAACTTGAGCTCGCAGGACATGAACGGGCGCTCGGACCCTTATTGTGTGCTCAGTTTGGCCAAGTTTGGTCGTCCCATGTATTCGACGCGCATAATTTTCGAGGACTTGAACCCGGTTTGGGAAGAGACTGCCTTTTTGCTCATTTCTAAGGATGACATTCGCTCTGATGAAGGCTTGTCGCTTCAGCTTTGGGATTCGGATAAACGTTCCGCCGATGATATTGTTGGACGTGTGAATATTCCGCTACGTGATCTTGTTCGTCGTCCTAATGAGATGCAGTCGCACATGTCTGACCTAATGGGCTTCGAAGATGCTGATCAGATGCAGGGTCAGTTGTGCTGGAGTGTTGGTTTCTATGAAAAAGCTCATCTCAATAAGGACCTCCGCGTCCAGCCAAACAGGGACGCGGCCGATGACAAGGTTGACAGCGTAGTCAAACGTGAGCCATCGCCTATTGACTCTGAACAAGAAGCGCTCACTCTCGACACTCCACCTGATCCTGAGTACCCTAGTGGTATACTGAGTGTCATTGTCAAGTTTGTGGCTGGCCTAGAACGTCGCGATGTTGAAAAGGGTGTGAATGACAAGGATCGTGAGGGCGCAGCGGGACAAGATGTGGATGCAAGCTCTTCCAAGCTGCCATGTGGTTATTGTGAGCTGATTTTGAATGACAATCTCTTTTACAAGACGCGCGTCAAGCAATACACAAACATGCCGTACTTCCAGGCCGGTACGGAAGTGTTCGTGCGCAACTGGACGACATCGGAACTGCGCATGATTGTGCGTGactcgcgcgtgcgtgaACATGATCCTATTATGGGTATCGTTGCACTGCCACTCAAGAATCTGTTTGAATCTTCATCGCAAGTTGAGCAGATGTTTGCTCTCCAGGATGGTGTGGGTTATGGCAAGCTTTCATGCAGCATCGTGTTCCGCGCGATCAAACTGCAGATTCCTCGCGAGCTCCGTGGCTTCACTACCGTTTCTGTCGACTTGTTGAGCTCTATTGATATCCAGGGTAATACGCCTGAATGGACCAAGAAGCTCGATAATGTCAAGATCACGCTCGTGGCTAACAAGTATGAGCACAAGCTGGGCACGCGATACAAGCACCTGACAGGTGAAGATGAGCCTTTGGCCAGTGTTCCTGTATTTGATCGCTACTCAACGAACCTTGTCTTTTGCTTTGGGCGCACGCCTGTTACGAGCACCTTGCCAATCCCTGACTTTTTCCGAGCGGTGGGACTTGCGATCCTTCCGCTTCGCGAGCTGGAAGATGGGCAGATGACCGACGTTGAATTGCCGATCCTGGCTGGGCCAGCGCTTcacgccctcgagcgaAACTTTATCAATAAGCAGACAAAGGCCACACACAAGTTCGAGGAAGTAGGCGTTCTCTCAGTTCGCGTACGAGTCAACCCAGGTCTTGATGATGTTCACAAACATATCCTTGCTGGTGCGCGCGACCGTCATGAGTTTGAAGTTTATGAGCGTCTGGTTGGTCTGCCGAACCGCGCGGAGGTGAATTCGCATGCAAACGATGACGGCGTGATCACGCGATCTGAACGTCGTGAGATGAATCGCCTGTTCACGCGCGAGCTTCATATGCGCCACCGAGGCATCATGGGCTACACGCCTGTGCGTACGGCAGTCTGGGCCAAGGATGGCTTGAAGAGTCATGTGTCGAGCCTGGGCCGCTCCATGTTTGGAAGCAAGGATCAGCGCGATCAGTATATCATGTCTGAAGTGGGAGATTAA
- a CDS encoding syntaxin-binding protein 5 produces MSWLKSAVGRSKAAGHDRLPPLNSRLGDWTGDFRDVNKYAEGFLDQLTLPGEISAMAYEPGMGYLAVGTSAGTVHLFGSPCVRMALTLRPALRVKHILFKSDTYLMICIDEKDNLNVYDLSRRDPHAAAMHGARRAAPGQTQMTNSDAPMRIGIHSARNVVLCAEVTSIHSMLFLGLTDGSVEAYDLERFCGTQYRIPNLWWNEEEILRRSQVPNAPSRLHTPLIIDIQTHPRDPGILLLCYEGGAVIYSIRQSTAIHVFQLRLLPGAPGPVPSAPLEEVWSERLCPATAISWSPCGTMFVMGHENGALSFWHIAEEDKPLMVRTLDDIDIDRPVLPEQLPKTSAGPREPIFKLTWSSFPEQGWYEYGAQAAGSWAGSGTAQANTSANHGSAQNGTVLTVMGGTPVDQPATSLHTFHFPPTPAASFFSASASDASARARTALRDSLQPTYVGAYRTASIVEDFCLLPRLSPHFGGTHDPYAILVLVGQDASLPSLAVQSTRRGMDVFSFPPLQGPHSYERLSLPLPLAFSGRGTILGCHMATVPVMQYRRLVQQAPNHPLGTIKYDQPMGGVAKPQVQNAKLMHAQALAQKGQPRILITWHLDGRVRLHDVSPHLLLLGEEDSRRGVVLVDPFPTQLSHLTLHVRDHVLHPSMFGMPALDTLQRFPMQIQIDHVQVAWDSLECVVSLTTGHALHYALGSGTVINTTTSPLVDAMHQMRMDDSPADHVTEFTSLEPLANHESSGFQPNTLMSLLPGSPTCSALSDVGLYACAYGGMLVVADCRSHDIVVRAGSGNADFFSRQLGSREAKIIEHESSSEIVWQRFSVCRTVSDSILALRLLVGRANGFVTVWSFERGSLESWMGFRSDAMSLGMSGRPVYVDVVGSSGAVASATEHNMQRAELDQAREGVTNNTHDFYLLLAVYPHEARLYDQVTGQRFAQADWPDPALSACIIERQNARMLAVIASNSVFILSLPRLDTVHRVQRHVPPDQEVVAATPRISLERQGDFIEITSGQQLRLWTVFGSLPHGEMPSMFLYTPRSLPLPPGAGASGYIASVASWLGSSAGQSLSAGAQIDTIICGKRRAKLPPLPPRMTLSKDNENTPIASSITEQGAGAKDAPTNSTQTSASGSWLGSYQRQFLNFASSSARAQAQLNMQLLHKRDEILSDLDESMTNLERGAKDFFKQTRNSALKAAAKDKIKTYL; encoded by the coding sequence ATGTCGTGGCTCAAGTCAGCTGTGGGCCGATCCAAAGCGGCAGGGCATGATCGGTTACCGCCGCTGAACTCGCGTCTAGGAGACTGGACAGGTGACTTTCGTGATGTAAACAAATATGCTGAAGGATTTCTTGATCAACTGACCCTGCCTGGAGAGATCTCAGCCATGGCATACGAGCCGGGCATGGGGTATTTGGCTGTGGGCACATCAGCTGGCACTGTCCATTTGTTCGGCTCGCCATGTGTGCGTATGGCTCTCACGCTCCGTCCTGCCTTGCGAGTGAAGCACATTCTGTTCAAGTCTGACACCTATCTGATGATTTGTATTGATGAGAAAGATAATCTGAATGTGTACGACCTCTCTCGCCGTGATccgcatgctgctgcgatgcatggcgcgcgcaggGCAGCGCCCGGTCAGACACAAATGACGAATTCTGATGCACCTATGCGTATCGGTATTCACTCGGCTCGCAACGTTGTGCTGTGTGCTGAAGTGACGTCGATTCACAGCATGTTGTTTCTTGGATTGACGGACGGGTCCGTGGAAGCTTATGATTTAGAACGATTTTGCGGTACACAGTACCGTATTCCGAACCTTTGGTGGAATGAAGAGGAAATTCTACGTCGGTCGCAGGTGCCAAACGCACCGAGCCGCTTGCATACGCCCCTGATTATCGATATCCAAACGCACCCTCGCGATCCAGGCATTTTGCTGTTATGCTATGAAGGCGGTGCAGTGATCTACTCTATCCGCCAAAGCACAGCGATCCATGTGTTCCAACTCCGCTTACTCCCTGGTGCCCCCGGTCCCGTGCCTAGCGCACCGCTTGAGGAAGTCTGGAGTGAGCGCCTGTGTCCTGCCACCGCTATATCTTGGAGTCCATGCGGTACCATGTTTGTGATGGGACATGAGAATGGTGCGCTTTCGTTCTGGCACATAGCCGAGGAAGACAAGCCGCTCATGGTCCGCACACTGGACGATATTGATATCGACAGACCTGTGCTACCCGAGCAGCTTCCCAAGACATCCGCTGGTCCACGGGAGCCTATCTTCAAGTTGACGTGGTCGAGCTTCCCTGAGCAAGGATGGTATGAATACGGCGCTCAGGCGGCGGGCTCATGGGCTGGCTCTGGAACGGCTCAGGCGAATACGAGTGCGAACCACGGATCGGCTCAAAATGGCACCGTGCTGACCGTCATGGGTGGCACCCCTGTTGATCAGCCAGCCACGAGTCTGCATACGTTTCATTTCCCCCCAACACCCGCCGCCAGCTTTTTTtcggccagcgcatccgaTGCAtccgctcgagcgcgcacGGCACTCCGAGACTCGCTGCAGCCCACGTACGTCGGTGCGTATCGCACAGCAAGCATCGTGGAGGACTTTTGCCTGCTTCCACGCCTGAGTCCACACTTTGGTGGCACGCATGATCCATACGCTATTCTCGTACTGGTGGGCCAggatgcatcgctgccATCGCTAGCTGTTCAGAGTACGCGTCGTGGAATGGATGTATTCTCTTTCCCACCATTGCAAGGGCCGCACTCATACGAGCGGCTGTCTCTTCCGCTCCCACTCGCATTCTCGGGACGCGGCACCATCCTGGGCTGCCACATGGCCACGGTGCCCGTGATGCAGTATCGCCGTCTTGTACAGCAGGCGCCGAATCATCCCCTTGGTACCATCAAATACGACCAGCCTATGGGTGGCGTAGCTAAACCACAGGTCCAAAACGCCAAGCTGATGCATGCCCAAGCTTTGGCTCAAAAAGGCCAGCCTCGCATCCTTATTACATGGCATCTTGatggccgcgtgcgcctgcacgaTGTAAGCCCTCATCTGCTGCTGTTGGGTGAAGAAGACTCTCGTCGTGGCGTCGTACTCGTGGATCCATTTCCTACGCAGCTGTCGCACTTGACCTTGCACGTTCGAGACCATGTGCTTCACCCAAGTATGTTCGGTATGCCAGCTCTAGACACACTTCAGCGCTTTCCGATGCAGATTCAGATCGATCATGTTCAAGTGGCATGGGACTCACTCGAGTGTGTTGTGTCGCTTACTACGGGACATGCATTGCATTACGCTCTCGGTTCGGGTACCGTGATCAATACGACTACGTCACCGCTTGTTGATGCGATGCATCAAATGCGTATGGACGACAGTCCCGCGGATCATGTAACCGAATTTACGTCGCTGGAGCCTTTGGCCAACCATGAAAGCAGCGGCTTTCAGCCTAATACACTGATGAGCCTTCTTCCCGGAAGTCCTACTTGCAGTGCCCTATCTGATGTCGGACTGTACGCCTGTGCATATGGGGGGATGCTTGTAGTGGCTGACTGTCGGTCGCACGACATTGTCGTCCGTGCTGGCTCGGGCAATGCTGATTTCTTTTCCAGGCAGCTCGGTTCACGCGAGGCCAAAATCATCGAACACGAAAGCAGCTCAGAGATTGTGTGGCAACGATTTAGCGTTTGCCGCACCGTATCGGACTCGATCCTTGCTCTCCGACTCCTTGTGGGGCGTGCAAACGGCTTTGTCACTGTATGGTCGTTTGAGCGAGGCAGTCTAGAGAGCTGGATGGGATTCCGATCTGACGCGATGTCTCTAGGAATGTCGGGACGACCAGTCTACGTGGACGTCGTCGGGTCGTCTGGTGCTGTGGCATCCGCCACAGAACACAATATGCAACGCGCAGAACTCGACCAAGCTCGAGAAGGAGTAACCAACAATACCCATGACTTTTACTTGTTGCTGGCAGTGTATCCTCACGAGGCACGGCTTTACGACCAAGTCACTGGACAGCGTTTTGCGCAGGCTGACTGGCCTGATCCAGCTCTCAGTGCCTGCATCATTGAGCGCCAGAATGCGCGAATGCTCGCTGTGATCGCCTCGAACAGTGTCTTTATTCTTTCGCTCCCGCGACTCGACACGGTTCATCGTGTACAGCGCCATGTCCCGCCAGATCAAGAAGTTGTGGCAGCCACACCTCGAATTAGTTTGGAGCGCCAAGGCGATTTTATCGAGATTACGAGCGgacagcagctgcgtctaTGGACTGTGTTCGGTTCGTTACCGCACGGCGAAATGCCGAGCATGTTTTTGTACACGCCGCGATCCCTTCCACTCCCACCAGGCGCAGGTGCATCTGGCTATATCGCTAGTGTTGCAAGCTGGCTGGGCTCATCAGCTGGCCAGTCCTTGTCGGCTGGTGCTCAAATCGACACCATTATTTGTGGGAAGCGACGAGCCAAGCTTCCGCCGCTTCCACCACGCATGACACTTTCCAAAGACAATGAAAACACACCCATCGCTTCATCGATCACTGAGCAAGGAGCTGGCGCGAAGGATGCGCCCACAAATTCGACACAGACGTCGGCATCAGGCTCATGGCTTGGTAGCTATCAGCGCCAGTTCCTTAACTTTGCCTCGAGTAGTGCTCGCGCACAAGCTCAACTCAATATGCAGTTGCTGCATAAACGAGACGAAATATTATCCGACCTAGACGAGAGCATGACGAATCTAGAGCGTGGCGCGAAAGACTTCTTCAAGCAAACCCGCAACTCGGCCCTCAAGGCCGCGGCCAAAGACAAGATCAAGACGTATCTCTAA
- a CDS encoding LCCL domain protein: MDGGSVAAQRLCDVLASIDEVGEAYVSWNAASPSWCSGPELTWLNDSFVPVEAAINRTRIPVLYESHTVYKAPPLCGLASFRHTVNSELNFLRCSPDSSTNAPYLETFWNEVLYALAHTGPVAALQTAKKRSVKDAAAMVHIAARNGRHWIRIMPLRSDALLREFREYDSTVSMTSPPREDEAILQNSIVYTAHELRMAARNGETIEIVLTRLNSGDTSATIDMDSYWSGSELARMKWRLYKISEYVQSLGLQVTFGAHERMRLDAKIPRPPPAWQAPPTLFLNLDVSAMVALCSDLTHESHLHVHDHGNRALVMQQNHERQSPLSGLLMKTFHQPVQLVATRKAIEKFLSIVEQTASESEYARASWLLGSRHALRMGDPWDWLFPNAVRVLDENCKVHSGWEDVPYVHQLLDALAECHGYSRPKSLGSSPHTLDSIQEGLSKRITTLLAHSHGVHELLEKAGPMSGTPLNHSALWLIQPRSFVSKTPESLPILHTSRFSDLMRTTSLRRAHQRWLRVWNWLQGPRVPVQHTIRHYPWWPWKRLENAWMQWTKPLAWKVPPQWEVNSVPSNMEDIEMEPVSPLPGQSTIGERWWYKIEHDLRCNWLHWLVLCSVCVAWLFAFASLVHNTWFSSTVLTENGWETPESLACTSTKWGRNALCGLNGNDCKPFSNTSLVFRCPSGCETTTLLNPRTIGSDSYNYVPLVVGGGNSTPYRADSFICASALHAGVIGPKGGCGIARMMGAYTNFEGQQQNNIASFPFHGVFPSSFKFEKPMNTSHCTDDRWRMYTLNVVFLAFITFVLRPMPIFLFWVFSCVGFWHVNLVSELRDVPPPIGDAVGDFGPHLFVCFVIWHVVLQHVWYAFEHVPLEFGIAWLGLWWIGVLLDVVFANVPLQRLTYHDISQQPGAVTSIVIIVIVVVVLAINQVRVVRSVGLLPKYLALYVVFGIVLALCAAVPGEGLRLHHYVIALILLPGCAFPTRISLLCCAILFGMYINGVARWGFDGILQDNGVIQGDATGNSLLPSFSSSMTTDGVIKWNPIPADQRNIWSAFNLLVDDVLRYEGPDTSYNLSSLFAEFRSQPSNLLSQQQIYETLQKSTHYLRLAYSSATETGDFTRAALASLNGSFIPPKTGRT; the protein is encoded by the coding sequence ATGGATGGAGGGAGCGTTGCGGCGCAAAGACTTTGCGACGTACTAGCATCTATCGATGAAGTCGGTGAAGCATATGTCTCATGGAATGCAGCTTCACCTTCTTGGTGCTCAGGACCTGAATTAACGTGGCTAAATGATTCATTTGTACCTGTGGAAGCGGCGATCAATCGCACGCGTATACCCGTTTTGTACGAGTCGCATACGGTGTATAAGGCACCGCCACTTTGCGGTCTTGCATCTTTCCGACATACTGTGAACTCGGAGCTTAATTTTCTTCGTTGCTCACCAGACTCATCGACGAATGCGCCGTATCTGGAAACGTTCTGGAATGAAGTGCTATATGCTTTAGCTCATACGGGCCCTGTAGCCGCGCTTCAAACAGCAAAAAAGCGTTCCGTGAAGGACGCGGCTGCCATGGTTCATATTGCCGCTCGTAACGGTAGGCATTGGATTCGTATCATGCCTTTACGCTCAGATGCACTCTTGCGAGAATTTCGTGAATATGACAGCACAGTGTCCATGACCTCGCCACCAAGGGAAGACGAAGCTATTTTGCAAAACTCTATCGTCTATACAGCCCATGAACTTCGCATGGCTGCTAGGAACGGCGAAACCATTGAGATCGTACTTACTCGTCTAAATTCAGGCGACACAAGTGCGACGATCGATATGGACTCGTATTGGTCAGGATCCGAACTGGCTCGTATGAAATGGCGTCTGTATAAAATTTCGGAGTATGTCCAAAGCTTGGGATTGCAGGTCACATTTGGTGCGCATGAGCGCATGCGTCTAGACGCCAAGATACCCCGTCCGCCGCCTGCGTGGCAGGCCCCGCCAACTCTATTTCTTAACTTGGACGTTAGTGCAATGGTCGCTCTTTGCAGTGATTTGACGCATGAGAGTCACCTACATGTGCATGATCATGGGAATCGTGCCCTGGTCATGCAACAAAATCATGAGAGACAAAGTCCTTTATCAGGTCTGCTGATGAAGACATTTCATCAACCAGTCCAGCTTGTTGCAACGAGGAAAGCCATTGAAAAGTTTCTCTCTATTGTCGAGCAAACTGCTTCTGAAAGTGAGTATGCTCGCGCTTCTTGGCTTTTGGGTTCCCGTCATGCACTTCGCATGGGCGATCCTTGGGACTGGCTTTTCCCGAACGCGGTAAGGGTGTTGGATGAGAATTGTAAAGTACACAGTGGCTGGGAGGACGTTCCTTACGTGCATCAGCTCCTAGATGCACTGGCTGAATGTCATGGCTACTCCCGTCCAAAATCTCTGGGATCCTCACCTCACACTCTTGATTCTATACAAGAGGGTCTGTCTAAGCGTATTACTACTCTATTGGCACATTCTCATGGTGTACATGAGCTCCTGGAAAAAGCCGGTCCTATGAGCGGCACACCCTTGAATCACTCAGCTCTTTGGTTAATCCAGCCTCGTTCCTTTGTTTCAAAAACTCCTGAGTCGCTTCCAATACTTCATACATCGCGCTTTTCTGATCTGATGCGTACCACATCTCTGAGACGTGCACACCAGCGTTGGTTGAGAGTTTGGAATTGGCTGCAAGGACCTCGTGTGCCTGTGCAGCACACCATTCGACATTATCCTTGGTGGCCATGGAAAAGACTTGAAAATGCATGGATGCAATGGACCAAACCGCTTGCATGGAAGGTGCCGCCACAGTGGGAGGTGAATTCCGTGCCATCCAACATGGAGGACATTGAAATGGAACCAGTATCACCACTTCCAGGTCAATCAACGATTGGCGAACGCTGGTGGTATAAGATAGAGCATGACCTGCGGTGTAATTGGCTGCATTGGCTTGTTCTTTGCTcggtgtgcgtggcatgGCTCTTTGCTTTCGCCTCGTTGGTGCACAACACGTGGTTTTCTTCCACTGTATTAACCGAGAATGGATGGGAAACACCAGAATCGCTTGCATGCACATCCACGAAATGGGGTCGAAACGCTCTTTGTGGTTTAAATGGGAACGATTGCAAGCCTTTTTCTAATACGAGCTTGGTCTTTCGCTGCCCCAGTGGCTGCGAAACAACTACATTGCTGAATCCTCGCACTATTGGCTCAGATTCCTATAATTATGTGCCATTAGTGGTGGGTGGTGGTAACTCGACGCCGTATCGAGCTGATTCTTTTATTTGCGCCTCTGCGTTGCATGCAGGCGTCATTGGGCCGAAAGGAGGATGTGGCATAGCGCGGATGATGGGGGCATATACAAACTTTGAAGGTCAACAGCAAAATAACATTGCTTCTTTTCCATTTCATGGTGTATTTCCCTCTTCATTCAAATTCGAAAAGCCAATGAATACATCGCACTGTACTGACGatcgctggcgcatgtaTACTTTGAATGTTGTGTTTCTTGCTTTTATAACATTTGTCCTCAGACCTATGCCCATTTTTCTATTTTGGGTATTTTCTTGTGTGGGTTTCTGGCATGTCAATCTTGTTTCTGAACTTCGTGATGTGCCACCACCAATTGGTGACGCAGTGGGTGACTTTGGACCGCATCTCTTTGTGTGCTTTGTTATCTGGCACGTTGTACTCCAGCACGTCTGGTACGCATTTGAGCACGTGCCTCTCGAATTTGGTATAGCTTGGCTTGGTTTGTGGTGGATCGGCGTGCTTCTTGATGTGGTGTTCGCAAACGTCCCCCTACAGCGTCTTACATACCACGATATTTCTCAACAGCCTGGAGCTGTAACATCGATCGTTATTATTGTTATTGTGGTTGTGGTCCTCGCTATAAATCAAGTTCGTGTTGTGCGCAGCGTCGGACTCCTTCCAAAGTATTTGGCTTTGTATGTTGTGTTCGGTATCGTTCTAGCACTCTGTGCAGCGGTGCCTGGCGAAGGACTCCGACTGCACCATTATGTGATTGCTCTGATTCTCTTACCTGGATGTGCTTTTCCGACTCGCATATCCCTTCTTTGTTGTGCCATTCTGTTTGGCATGTATATTAACGGTGTGGCAAGATGGGGATTTGACGGAATTCTTCAGGATAATGGCGTCATTCAAGGCGATGCAACAGGTAATTCTCTTTTACCTTCTTTCTCTAGCAGCATGACTACTGACGGTGTCATTAAGTGGAACCCTATACCAGCTGATCAGAGAAACATCTGGTCTGCATTTAATTTACTAGTCGACGATGTATTACGATACGAAGGGCCTGATACCTCTTACAACTTGTCTTCTCTCTTCGCAGAATTTCGTTCTCAACCATCGAATTTATTAAGCCAACAACAAATCTATGAGACATTGCAGAAAAGTACACATTATCTTCGACTGGCATACTCATCTGCTACAGAGACAGGTGATTTTACACGTGCTGCTCTTGCATCTCTTAATGGAAGTTTCATACCTCCTAAAACAGGACGTACGTAG